GGAAGCTGTACCAAAATCGGCAAGCACCCCGAATAAGGATTCACCTTTTCTTCACTATACAGTTCCATGATCTTCTGATTCATCTTCTGCTTGTCATTGGCATACTTTTTCTGCAGCACTTTCATTTTTGGCTGCAAATCCGTCATTTTGCGCATGGACTGCATCTGTTTCCAGGTCAACGGGTAAAGAACAATCTTAATGATGATGGTAAAGATGATAATTGCCATACCCCAATATGGCAATCCGATCATGGACGAGAGATCAAACAGCCACTTTAAGATCGCGGCCATTCCCTGATAAACGATATCCACAAGAACCCTCCTTAAACTGGGTCATATCCGCCGGGATGAAAAGGGTGGCATTTGGTAATTCGTATGAGCGATTTACCAATCCCTTTGATGATCCCGTACTTTTTAACTGATTGAATCGCATAATCCGAACATGTAGGATAAAATCTGCAGGTTCGTCCTTT
This genomic stretch from Dehalobacter restrictus DSM 9455 harbors:
- the yidD gene encoding membrane protein insertion efficiency factor YidD; translation: MERMRKIMETVFVSIIVFYQRFVSPLKGRTCRFYPTCSDYAIQSVKKYGIIKGIGKSLIRITKCHPFHPGGYDPV